The following coding sequences are from one Mesorhizobium onobrychidis window:
- a CDS encoding GFA family protein: MLYKGNCHCGKIAFEVEGDLAAAVRCNCSICPRKGALLWAVPHETLRLLAWGDDLGKYTFGNHLIAHRFCRTCGIHPFAEDVSEGIERSAYVNVHCIDDLDLDAVPIFDFDGRAV; encoded by the coding sequence ATGCTCTACAAAGGCAACTGCCACTGCGGCAAGATCGCCTTCGAGGTCGAAGGCGATCTTGCCGCAGCCGTGCGATGCAATTGCTCGATCTGCCCACGCAAGGGCGCGCTGCTATGGGCCGTGCCGCACGAGACATTGCGGCTGCTTGCCTGGGGCGACGATCTTGGCAAATACACCTTCGGCAACCATCTCATCGCCCACCGGTTCTGCCGGACCTGCGGCATCCATCCCTTCGCCGAGGACGTCAGCGAAGGGATCGAACGAAGCGCCTACGTCAATGTCCATTGCATTGACGATCTCGATCTGGACGCTGTGCCGATTTTCGACTTCGACGGCCGTGCGGTTTGA
- a CDS encoding ABC transporter ATP-binding protein gives MAHIQLKNISKTFGNHTALTGLNLDIADGEFFVLLGETGAGKTTTLRMIAGLEKPDEGQIFIDGADVADWGAAERDVALVLQQYSLYPRYTVRENLEFPLKPKIRRIEPDEIKTRVDRVARTLRIEHLLDRKTDRLSGGEMQRVSIGRAIVRKPRVFLMDEPLSALDAKLREALRTELKNIQMNLSQTFLFVTHDQIEAMSMGDKVGVLNHGRIVQTGTPYEIYNNPRDTYVASFVGSPPMNLIDGKLVNGRAVMAPLNFELPFAGGAKTSAATDGRPLVFGIRPEDVYLESGAPVEARVHDVENHGVEKILTLRVGDAMLRATVPARTDVEIEQPVRFAWDPDKVVLFDKASGISLRHAG, from the coding sequence ATGGCCCATATCCAGCTCAAGAATATCTCGAAGACATTCGGCAATCACACCGCATTGACCGGGCTCAATCTCGACATTGCCGACGGCGAGTTCTTCGTGCTGCTCGGTGAGACCGGCGCCGGCAAGACGACGACGCTGCGCATGATCGCCGGCCTGGAAAAGCCGGACGAGGGTCAGATATTCATCGACGGCGCTGATGTCGCTGACTGGGGTGCGGCCGAGCGCGACGTGGCACTGGTTCTGCAGCAATACTCGCTTTATCCGCGCTACACGGTGCGCGAAAACCTCGAATTTCCGCTGAAGCCAAAAATCCGCCGCATCGAGCCCGACGAGATCAAGACGCGCGTCGATCGCGTTGCCAGGACCTTGCGTATCGAGCATCTGCTCGACCGCAAGACGGATCGCCTCTCTGGCGGCGAGATGCAGCGCGTCTCGATTGGTCGCGCCATCGTGCGTAAGCCGCGCGTATTCCTGATGGATGAGCCCCTCTCCGCACTCGATGCCAAGCTGCGCGAGGCGCTGCGCACCGAACTGAAGAACATCCAAATGAACCTTAGTCAGACCTTCCTGTTCGTCACGCACGATCAGATCGAGGCGATGTCGATGGGCGACAAGGTTGGCGTGCTCAACCATGGCCGCATCGTCCAGACCGGCACGCCGTATGAGATCTATAACAATCCGCGCGACACCTACGTGGCGAGCTTCGTCGGCTCGCCGCCGATGAACCTCATCGACGGCAAACTCGTCAACGGTCGCGCGGTGATGGCACCGCTGAATTTCGAACTGCCTTTTGCGGGGGGGGCCAAGACGAGCGCTGCGACCGACGGTCGCCCGCTCGTCTTCGGTATTCGTCCAGAGGATGTCTATCTCGAGAGCGGAGCGCCGGTGGAAGCGCGCGTCCACGATGTCGAGAACCATGGCGTCGAGAAGATCCTTACACTGCGGGTCGGCGACGCCATGCTGCGGGCCACGGTGCCGGCCAGAACCGATGTCGAAATCGAGCAGCCGGTGCGCTTTGCCTGGGATCCGGACAAGGTGGTGCTGTTCGACAAGGCTAGCGGAATAAGCCTCCGTCACGCGGGCTAA
- a CDS encoding mandelate racemase/muconate lactonizing enzyme family protein, with protein sequence MRIKTVQAWWVRIPIEAARQHRSDFGQVTTFDAAILRIETDDGLVGWGEGKNAAGSTGSYGALVHMLNHEVGPQLIGCDPADIGVIWEMLYNGVRHDSAAQNGHAMPQLARRGISVAAISAVDIALWDILGKSLGVPVWRLLGGRKLDRMPAYASGGWASAEAIGDQLKSYIAKGGFKALKMRIGAMDGAPHNSAARVRAARQALGPEVDLMVDAHGTYTVAEAKRFIHLAGDLDLAWFEEPVIADDKPGMAEVRASGSIPIATGESEATRYAFRDLATLKAADIFQPDPAFCGGISEAMKIGTIASAFNLRFAPHLWAGAPCFFAGLHVCAASPASFTVEYSLGANPMIHDLIEETVEAKDGMIAIPEQPGLGFTLSERFLEAHALRG encoded by the coding sequence ATGCGCATCAAGACGGTCCAAGCCTGGTGGGTCCGCATACCGATCGAAGCGGCGCGGCAGCACCGCAGCGACTTCGGTCAGGTGACGACGTTCGACGCCGCCATCCTGCGCATCGAGACCGACGATGGGTTGGTCGGCTGGGGCGAAGGCAAGAATGCCGCCGGCAGCACCGGCAGCTATGGCGCTCTCGTCCACATGCTGAACCATGAGGTTGGCCCGCAGCTGATCGGCTGCGATCCGGCCGACATCGGGGTAATCTGGGAGATGCTCTACAATGGCGTGCGCCACGACAGTGCCGCGCAGAACGGCCACGCCATGCCGCAACTGGCGCGGCGCGGCATCAGTGTCGCCGCGATCAGCGCCGTCGATATCGCGTTGTGGGATATTCTGGGCAAGTCGCTGGGAGTTCCGGTCTGGCGGCTGCTCGGCGGCCGCAAGCTTGACCGCATGCCGGCCTATGCTTCCGGTGGCTGGGCTTCCGCCGAGGCGATCGGTGATCAGTTGAAATCCTATATCGCCAAGGGCGGCTTCAAGGCGCTGAAGATGCGGATCGGCGCGATGGACGGCGCTCCGCACAATTCGGCCGCCCGCGTCCGCGCCGCCAGACAGGCGCTCGGCCCCGAAGTCGACCTGATGGTCGATGCGCATGGCACCTATACGGTGGCGGAAGCCAAACGCTTCATCCATCTCGCCGGCGATCTTGATCTGGCCTGGTTCGAGGAGCCGGTCATCGCCGACGATAAGCCCGGCATGGCCGAAGTGCGGGCGTCCGGCTCCATCCCGATCGCCACCGGCGAAAGCGAAGCGACGCGCTATGCTTTCCGCGACCTCGCCACGCTCAAGGCGGCCGACATCTTCCAGCCGGACCCCGCCTTCTGCGGCGGCATCAGCGAGGCGATGAAGATCGGTACCATCGCCAGCGCCTTCAATCTGCGCTTTGCGCCGCATCTGTGGGCCGGCGCGCCTTGCTTCTTTGCCGGGCTGCATGTCTGCGCTGCTTCGCCGGCTAGCTTTACCGTCGAATATTCGCTTGGCGCCAACCCGATGATCCACGATCTGATCGAGGAGACTGTCGAAGCAAAGGACGGTATGATAGCGATCCCCGAGCAGCCCGGACTGGGATTCACCCTTTCGGAACGGTTCCTGGAGGCGCACGCGCTACGCGGCTGA
- a CDS encoding sugar phosphate isomerase/epimerase family protein produces the protein MHLSTHNWMRAEPLETTLKRIKKFGYESIEISGEPEQYKTNETRALLKEHGIRCWGAVTLMLGERNLAAKDQGQRERSVQYVKDVLTMVSELDGEIITLVPATVGKVVPDGTEEEEWKWVVDATRECFTHAKKVGVKIAIEPLNRFETYLFNRGAQALALADAVSPECGVCLDAYHLHMEEFNVYDAIRQVGNRLFDFHVADNNRFAAGLGQIDWPKIVGTLKEVGYDGALTNEFVAPVDRTPAAPYPDMVERNPVDISPEQLKFIQDHGSSVLTEKFYTDQMRINAETLLPLIK, from the coding sequence ATGCATCTTTCGACGCACAACTGGATGCGGGCGGAACCGTTGGAGACGACGCTCAAACGCATCAAGAAATTCGGCTATGAGTCGATCGAGATTTCCGGCGAGCCCGAGCAATACAAGACCAATGAGACACGTGCGCTCCTGAAGGAGCACGGCATTCGCTGCTGGGGGGCGGTGACGCTGATGCTGGGCGAGCGCAATCTCGCCGCCAAGGACCAGGGCCAGCGCGAGCGCTCGGTGCAGTATGTCAAGGACGTGCTGACGATGGTGAGCGAACTCGATGGCGAGATCATCACCCTCGTTCCCGCCACCGTCGGCAAGGTGGTGCCGGACGGCACCGAGGAAGAAGAATGGAAATGGGTGGTCGACGCCACCAGGGAATGCTTCACCCATGCCAAGAAGGTCGGCGTCAAGATCGCGATCGAGCCGCTCAACCGCTTCGAGACCTATCTGTTCAACCGTGGCGCACAGGCACTGGCGCTGGCCGATGCGGTCAGCCCCGAATGCGGTGTCTGCCTCGATGCCTATCACCTCCATATGGAGGAGTTTAACGTCTACGATGCCATCCGGCAGGTCGGCAATCGCCTGTTCGATTTCCACGTCGCTGACAACAACCGCTTCGCCGCCGGTCTCGGACAGATCGACTGGCCGAAGATCGTCGGCACGCTGAAGGAAGTCGGTTACGACGGCGCGCTGACCAACGAGTTCGTCGCCCCTGTCGACCGCACGCCGGCTGCTCCCTACCCCGACATGGTCGAACGCAACCCGGTCGACATCTCGCCGGAGCAGCTCAAATTCATCCAGGACCACGGTTCCAGCGTACTCACGGAAAAGTTCTACACCGATCAGATGCGAATCAACGCCGAAACGCTGCTGCCGCTGATCAAGTAG
- a CDS encoding AraC family transcriptional regulator: protein MLDHSSKVPITGDPLTDILRGLRLDGVEYGRCEMQEPWGLQFPAQTAARFHFIGRKGCWLLQPSGEWVELKAGDAVLLPRGAAHVLASEPGTEASPIQGYEVAEVCKGVYCMSNEGCRPGTLLFFGSMYFNLDGLHPLLGMMPDVMRAHELEAYEPGIPHLLEAMAREVTMERVGSGGILARLADVLAATVIRSWVERGCGDASGWIAAVRDREIGRVLAAIHLEPDRDWTVETLARMMGASRSGFAERFATIVGETPARYVTQVRMHQARQWLVRDRLKISVVAARLGYESDASFSRAFKRVIGSAPSHFRAEEQAETRQAG, encoded by the coding sequence ATGCTTGACCATTCGTCCAAAGTTCCGATCACCGGCGATCCGCTGACAGACATATTGCGCGGGTTAAGGCTCGACGGCGTCGAATACGGCCGCTGTGAAATGCAGGAGCCCTGGGGCCTCCAGTTTCCGGCCCAGACGGCGGCGCGGTTTCATTTCATCGGCCGCAAGGGATGCTGGCTGCTGCAGCCGTCCGGCGAATGGGTGGAGCTCAAGGCGGGCGACGCGGTGCTGCTGCCGCGCGGTGCGGCACACGTCCTGGCGAGCGAGCCGGGCACTGAAGCTTCGCCGATCCAGGGCTACGAGGTCGCCGAGGTCTGCAAGGGCGTTTACTGCATGTCCAACGAAGGTTGCCGGCCGGGGACGCTGCTGTTTTTCGGCAGCATGTATTTCAATCTCGACGGCTTGCACCCATTGCTCGGCATGATGCCGGACGTGATGCGCGCGCACGAACTGGAAGCCTATGAACCGGGCATCCCGCATCTGCTGGAGGCCATGGCGCGCGAAGTGACGATGGAGCGCGTCGGCTCCGGCGGCATTCTGGCACGGCTTGCCGATGTGCTGGCCGCCACCGTCATCCGGTCATGGGTCGAGCGCGGCTGCGGCGACGCGTCCGGCTGGATTGCGGCAGTGAGGGATCGGGAGATTGGGCGCGTGCTGGCCGCGATCCATCTCGAACCGGACCGCGACTGGACGGTGGAAACGCTGGCCAGGATGATGGGCGCCTCGCGATCAGGCTTCGCGGAACGCTTCGCGACGATCGTCGGCGAAACGCCGGCGAGATATGTCACCCAGGTGAGAATGCACCAGGCACGGCAATGGCTGGTCCGCGACCGGCTGAAGATTTCCGTCGTCGCCGCTCGCCTCGGTTATGAATCCGACGCGTCGTTCAGTCGGGCGTTCAAGCGCGTCATCGGATCGGCCCCCAGCCATTTCCGGGCCGAGGAACAGGCTGAGACCCGTCAAGCCGGCTAA
- a CDS encoding amidase, with product MQSARDRLEAVLSRLAARVGDESVFVKLYPEAARAAADAADTRRRAGVTLGPLDGAIISIKDLFDVAGEPTTAGSLLLSTAAPAQRDAVIVQRLRQAGAVIFGKTNMTEFAFTAIGVNPHYGTPGNATDASRIAGGSSSGAGVSIAEGTSEISIGSDTGGSVRIPASLNGVVGFKPTARRVPRGGVFPLSATLDSIGPLARTVAECAAADAVIAGEEPVALVPLSLAGLRIGVPRGVLFEDTEEEVAAAFDRCVRKLELAGARLADLSIDDLLADLRAVTRRASIAAMEGAEVHADWLATSATTPVDPRVSEPLSRAAAVPATAYIRAIRRRTALVAAMDERLASIDVLALPTTPVTAPTIVSMSSDEALCERTEGLLLRNTQVANQFDLCAISLPMPATTRPAGLMLVARHGDDHRLLRIAAEVEALLGR from the coding sequence ATGCAATCAGCCCGCGACCGCCTTGAAGCCGTCCTTTCGCGTCTCGCCGCCCGCGTGGGCGACGAAAGCGTATTCGTAAAACTCTATCCGGAAGCCGCACGAGCAGCGGCCGACGCCGCCGATACCAGGCGCAGAGCCGGCGTGACGCTTGGACCGCTCGATGGAGCGATCATATCGATCAAGGATCTGTTCGACGTCGCCGGCGAGCCGACCACAGCCGGTTCGTTGTTGCTCAGCACCGCGGCGCCGGCGCAGCGGGATGCCGTCATCGTGCAACGGTTGCGGCAGGCGGGCGCCGTCATCTTCGGCAAGACCAATATGACCGAATTCGCCTTCACCGCGATCGGCGTCAACCCGCATTACGGCACGCCCGGCAATGCGACCGACGCCAGCCGGATTGCGGGCGGCTCATCCTCCGGCGCCGGTGTTTCCATTGCCGAAGGCACCAGCGAGATCTCGATCGGTTCCGACACCGGCGGTTCGGTGCGCATTCCGGCATCGCTGAATGGTGTCGTCGGCTTCAAGCCGACGGCGCGGCGGGTGCCGCGCGGTGGCGTTTTCCCGCTGTCGGCCACGCTGGATTCCATTGGCCCGCTCGCGCGCACCGTCGCCGAATGTGCCGCCGCCGACGCGGTGATAGCGGGCGAGGAGCCTGTGGCTCTGGTTCCGCTTTCGCTTGCCGGACTGCGCATCGGGGTTCCGCGCGGCGTGCTCTTCGAGGATACGGAAGAAGAGGTCGCGGCGGCGTTCGACCGATGTGTTCGCAAGCTAGAGCTCGCGGGTGCACGCCTCGCTGATCTGTCCATCGATGACCTCCTTGCCGATTTGCGCGCGGTAACCAGGCGGGCTTCGATCGCGGCAATGGAGGGTGCCGAGGTCCATGCAGATTGGCTCGCGACAAGTGCGACGACGCCAGTCGATCCGCGGGTGAGCGAGCCGTTGTCGCGCGCCGCCGCCGTTCCGGCCACGGCCTATATAAGGGCAATCCGCCGCCGCACGGCGCTTGTCGCCGCCATGGACGAGCGGCTGGCGTCGATCGATGTGCTGGCCCTGCCGACCACGCCGGTCACGGCGCCGACCATCGTGTCGATGAGCAGCGACGAAGCTCTATGTGAGCGTACGGAAGGCCTTCTGCTGCGCAACACGCAGGTCGCCAACCAGTTCGACCTCTGCGCGATCTCGCTGCCGATGCCGGCAACGACGCGCCCGGCCGGGCTGATGCTGGTGGCGCGCCACGGCGACGACCACCGTCTCTTGCGTATCGCCGCGGAAGTCGAGGCACTGCTTGGCCGTTGA
- a CDS encoding sugar phosphate isomerase/epimerase family protein, translating into MPSTMKGPGLFLAQFAGDAAPFNSLPSITRWAAGLGYKGVQIPTWDSRLFDLEKAASSQAYCDEVKGICTEAGVEITELSTHLQGQLVAVHPAYDAQFDGFAPPAVHNNPKARQQWAVEQMKFGAKASKNLGLKASVSFCGALAFPYLYPWPQRPAGLIEEAFSELGRRWKPILDVYEDNGVDVGYEIHPGEDVFDGATFEMFLDAVGGHKRCNINYDPSHFLLQQLDYLEFIDIYHERIKAFHAKDAEFNPTGRQGVYSGYQSWTNRAGRFRSLGDGQVDFGGIFSKLAQYDYDSWAVLEWECCLKHPEDGAAEGAPFIQHHIIRVTEKAFDDFAGGATDKKVLRAMMGI; encoded by the coding sequence ATGCCGTCGACAATGAAGGGTCCTGGGCTGTTTCTGGCGCAGTTCGCGGGCGATGCCGCACCGTTTAATTCGCTGCCGTCGATCACCAGATGGGCGGCCGGACTGGGCTACAAGGGCGTGCAGATCCCGACCTGGGACAGCCGGCTGTTCGACCTCGAGAAAGCGGCGTCTTCCCAGGCCTATTGCGACGAAGTGAAGGGCATCTGCACCGAGGCCGGCGTCGAGATCACCGAGCTGTCGACGCATTTGCAGGGGCAGTTGGTGGCGGTGCATCCGGCCTATGACGCGCAGTTCGACGGCTTCGCGCCGCCTGCGGTGCACAACAATCCGAAGGCCAGGCAGCAATGGGCGGTCGAACAGATGAAGTTCGGCGCCAAGGCTTCGAAGAACCTCGGGCTCAAGGCGTCAGTGTCGTTTTGTGGAGCGTTGGCTTTTCCCTACCTTTATCCGTGGCCGCAACGGCCGGCGGGATTGATCGAGGAAGCGTTTTCCGAACTGGGAAGACGCTGGAAACCGATCCTCGACGTCTATGAGGACAATGGCGTCGATGTTGGTTACGAGATCCATCCGGGCGAGGACGTCTTCGACGGCGCGACCTTCGAGATGTTCCTCGACGCGGTGGGTGGCCACAAGCGCTGCAACATCAATTACGACCCGTCGCATTTCCTGCTGCAGCAACTCGACTATCTCGAATTCATCGACATCTATCACGAGCGGATCAAGGCGTTCCACGCCAAGGATGCCGAGTTCAATCCGACCGGCCGGCAAGGCGTCTATTCCGGTTATCAGAGCTGGACAAACCGGGCCGGGCGTTTCCGCTCGCTCGGCGACGGACAGGTGGATTTCGGCGGCATCTTTTCCAAACTCGCCCAATATGACTACGATTCATGGGCGGTGCTGGAATGGGAGTGCTGCCTGAAGCATCCGGAGGACGGTGCGGCCGAAGGCGCGCCCTTCATCCAGCATCACATCATCAGGGTGACGGAAAAAGCATTCGACGATTTCGCCGGCGGCGCGACCGACAAAAAGGTGCTGCGCGCCATGATGGGAATCTAG
- a CDS encoding MFS transporter, translating into MTEPATGVMDAVLDPAETDERAEPAWGAVVSLALGVFGLVTAEFLPASLLTPLAQDLGVTEGTAGQAVTATAVVGAIAAPTMAIVTRRLDRRLVMWALTVLLILSNLLAAFASSLPVLLIARIMLGISLGGFWSMSAAMAMRLVPMRLMPRAMSIILTGVSVATVCAAPVGAYVGDIWGWRTAFMIAAIVGALALLVQIATLPKLPPAGVASFRTLLEVIKRPMIRVALLVVLLVASGHFAGFTYVRPFLEKVPALDIETISLVLLAYGIGGFFGNFAGGFMAERSLKTAVGLAPLLIAVAAALLLTLGASPVVAAIAVAAWGFAFGAVPVGLQTWLVRAAPDQAESAGGLMVATFQVAIALGAVFGGLLVDNAGVASAFAYCGIATLLAALAAFLLGPRTAER; encoded by the coding sequence ATGACTGAACCCGCGACAGGCGTCATGGACGCCGTTCTCGATCCCGCGGAAACCGACGAACGAGCCGAACCTGCGTGGGGGGCGGTCGTATCCCTCGCGCTCGGTGTCTTTGGGCTGGTGACCGCAGAATTCCTGCCTGCCAGCCTGCTGACGCCGCTGGCGCAGGACCTCGGTGTGACGGAAGGCACTGCCGGCCAAGCGGTGACGGCGACGGCCGTCGTCGGCGCGATAGCCGCCCCGACCATGGCCATCGTCACCAGACGGCTGGACCGCAGGCTGGTGATGTGGGCGCTGACGGTGCTGCTGATCCTGTCGAACCTGCTAGCAGCGTTTGCGTCCTCGCTTCCCGTTCTTCTGATCGCCCGCATCATGCTCGGGATCAGCCTCGGCGGCTTCTGGTCGATGTCGGCGGCCATGGCGATGCGGCTTGTCCCGATGCGGCTGATGCCGCGCGCCATGTCGATCATTCTCACCGGCGTTTCGGTGGCGACGGTCTGTGCGGCCCCGGTCGGTGCCTATGTCGGCGACATCTGGGGATGGCGAACGGCCTTCATGATCGCAGCGATTGTCGGCGCCCTGGCGCTGCTCGTGCAGATCGCCACCCTTCCGAAGCTGCCGCCGGCGGGCGTGGCAAGCTTTCGGACCTTGCTGGAGGTAATAAAGCGGCCGATGATCAGGGTTGCGCTTCTGGTGGTCCTGCTGGTCGCCTCGGGACACTTTGCCGGCTTCACCTATGTCCGCCCGTTTCTTGAGAAGGTGCCCGCGCTGGACATCGAGACGATCTCGCTTGTGCTGCTCGCCTACGGCATCGGTGGCTTCTTCGGCAATTTTGCCGGCGGGTTCATGGCCGAACGCAGCCTCAAGACCGCCGTCGGCCTGGCGCCTCTGCTGATTGCTGTGGCAGCTGCCTTGCTGCTTACTCTCGGAGCCTCGCCAGTCGTTGCGGCGATAGCGGTTGCCGCCTGGGGCTTTGCCTTCGGCGCGGTGCCGGTCGGGCTGCAAACCTGGCTGGTGCGAGCCGCTCCCGACCAGGCAGAAAGTGCCGGCGGACTGATGGTCGCCACGTTCCAGGTGGCCATCGCGCTGGGCGCCGTTTTCGGCGGCCTGCTGGTCGACAATGCCGGCGTTGCCAGCGCTTTCGCCTATTGCGGGATCGCAACGTTGCTGGCGGCCTTGGCGGCGTTCTTGCTTGGCCCGAGGACAGCCGAGCGTTGA
- a CDS encoding FadR/GntR family transcriptional regulator, giving the protein MKEKNLLAELAAYLFSHSDKATGRTPSERELAEHFGVSRGQIREALAILEAMRIVERRAKSGIYIDTKQASVEAMALFARAGLPLDPIQIYETVELRKIHEIKAAELACSRATEENFERLREILKASEERIAAGEGLAKEDREFHLEIVRATKNSVFHNICSVYYMMGEQRLPIYFNDPERSVRSHAEHIQIYEALLRRDGNLAQALMSAHLQGAESYWKGLIEGGGAEPHSPALEQV; this is encoded by the coding sequence ATGAAAGAAAAGAACCTCCTCGCGGAACTCGCCGCCTATCTGTTCTCCCACTCCGACAAGGCGACCGGCCGAACGCCGTCGGAGCGGGAACTGGCGGAGCATTTCGGCGTCAGCCGCGGCCAGATCCGCGAGGCGCTGGCCATCCTCGAAGCCATGCGCATCGTGGAGCGCCGGGCCAAGTCCGGCATCTACATCGACACCAAGCAGGCCAGCGTCGAAGCGATGGCACTGTTTGCGCGGGCCGGCCTGCCGCTCGATCCGATCCAGATCTACGAGACGGTCGAGTTGCGCAAGATCCATGAGATCAAGGCCGCCGAGCTTGCCTGTTCGCGCGCTACTGAAGAAAATTTCGAGCGGCTGCGCGAAATCCTGAAGGCTTCGGAAGAGCGCATTGCGGCAGGCGAGGGCCTCGCCAAGGAGGACCGCGAATTTCACCTTGAGATCGTGCGGGCGACCAAGAACAGCGTTTTTCACAACATATGCAGCGTCTATTACATGATGGGCGAACAACGGCTGCCGATCTATTTCAACGATCCCGAACGCAGCGTGCGCTCGCATGCCGAGCACATCCAGATCTACGAGGCGCTATTGCGCCGCGACGGCAACCTCGCGCAGGCGCTGATGAGCGCCCATCTGCAAGGCGCGGAAAGCTACTGGAAAGGCCTGATCGAGGGTGGTGGGGCAGAACCTCACAGTCCAGCGCTCGAACAGGTCTGA
- a CDS encoding NAD(P)-dependent oxidoreductase, protein MAKILTTHTLHPRASAMLTGAGELVVASALDADTLATEARNADIIIVRAPLPSALFEGAAKLRAAIRHGAGLDMVPMEAATAAGVLVANVPAVNARSVAEYVMFAALALLRRFRVVDRDLRAKGWLAGRDHTILASELAGKTIGIIGFGAIGQAVGHIAAHGFDLNVVATTRSMRPALDRVGFLSIDALVEQSDIIVLCCPLTPETRGLINRERIGRMKPHAVLINISRGPVIDDDALIEALQKDRIGGAALDVFATQPLPPSHPYFGFDNVIVTPHMAGITEQSMMRMGVGSADEALLVLANKLPVNLRNPEVVEHYRRRFPADV, encoded by the coding sequence ATGGCTAAAATCCTGACGACACACACGCTTCACCCGCGCGCCTCCGCCATGCTGACTGGGGCCGGTGAACTCGTCGTCGCCTCCGCCCTCGATGCGGACACGCTGGCGACTGAGGCGAGGAACGCCGACATCATCATCGTTCGCGCCCCGCTGCCGTCGGCGCTTTTCGAAGGTGCTGCGAAGCTCCGGGCCGCAATCCGCCACGGCGCCGGGCTCGACATGGTCCCCATGGAAGCGGCCACTGCAGCCGGCGTCCTGGTCGCGAACGTGCCGGCGGTCAATGCACGGTCGGTCGCCGAATACGTGATGTTTGCAGCCCTGGCCCTGCTTCGGCGTTTCCGCGTAGTAGACCGCGACTTGCGGGCGAAGGGCTGGCTGGCCGGTCGCGACCACACCATTCTCGCCAGCGAGCTCGCCGGCAAGACGATCGGCATTATCGGCTTCGGCGCCATCGGACAGGCAGTCGGCCATATCGCGGCGCATGGTTTCGACCTGAACGTGGTGGCGACGACGCGCAGCATGAGGCCGGCGCTGGACAGGGTCGGCTTCCTGTCGATCGACGCACTGGTCGAGCAGAGCGACATCATCGTTCTGTGCTGCCCGCTGACACCGGAGACGCGCGGCCTGATCAACCGCGAGCGCATCGGTCGAATGAAGCCGCATGCGGTGCTGATCAATATTTCGCGCGGGCCGGTGATCGACGACGATGCGCTGATCGAAGCCCTGCAAAAGGACCGTATCGGCGGCGCCGCGCTCGATGTCTTTGCGACGCAGCCGCTGCCGCCCAGTCACCCCTATTTCGGCTTCGACAATGTCATCGTCACGCCGCACATGGCCGGCATCACCGAGCAGTCGATGATGCGCATGGGCGTCGGTTCGGCTGATGAAGCCTTGCTGGTGCTGGCCAACAAATTGCCGGTCAATCTGCGCAATCCCGAGGTGGTCGAGCACTACCGGCGGCGGTTTCCGGCCGACGTCTGA